The Clostridioides sp. ES-S-0010-02 genome window below encodes:
- a CDS encoding YggT family protein — translation MGTIRIALYYLLDIIAWMIVIKSLMTWFPNGRQSKIFEILENLTEPIEGPIRSIMYKYTNGPIDFSPLIAIVLLMFLRQLVLVIF, via the coding sequence ATGGGAACAATAAGAATTGCACTATATTATCTTTTAGACATAATAGCATGGATGATAGTTATAAAAAGCTTGATGACTTGGTTTCCAAATGGAAGACAAAGCAAAATTTTTGAGATTTTAGAAAATCTTACAGAGCCAATAGAAGGTCCAATCAGGTCTATAATGTACAAATACACAAATGGGCCGATAGATTTTTCTCCTTTAATTGCAATAGTATTATTGATGTTCCTAAGACAATTAGTATTGGTTATATTCTAA
- a CDS encoding YggS family pyridoxal phosphate-dependent enzyme, translated as MGSVKENLSEIRSKIDEAAKKVNRDSKEITLLAVTKTVDVDLVNEAMEEGITSVGENKPQELARKYDIIGDKLNWHLIGTLQTNKVKYIIDKVCMIHSLDRVALCEEIQKRAEQINREIDCLVQVNISKEESKHGLDKGEVIDFVKEVSEKYKNIKIKGLMTMAPFVADEDEIRGVFKGLKDLSTQIKELNISNVGMDVLSMGMSHDYEIAIEEGATIVRVGTSIFGERNYNKK; from the coding sequence ATGGGTTCTGTTAAAGAGAATTTATCTGAAATAAGAAGTAAAATTGATGAAGCTGCAAAAAAAGTAAATAGAGATAGTAAAGAAATTACTCTTTTAGCAGTTACTAAAACTGTTGATGTAGATTTAGTTAATGAAGCAATGGAAGAAGGAATTACTTCTGTTGGTGAAAATAAACCTCAAGAATTAGCTAGAAAGTATGATATTATAGGTGACAAACTAAATTGGCACTTAATAGGAACTTTGCAAACAAATAAAGTTAAGTACATAATAGATAAAGTTTGTATGATACATTCTTTAGATAGAGTCGCATTATGCGAGGAAATTCAAAAACGGGCTGAGCAAATAAATAGAGAAATAGATTGCTTAGTACAAGTGAATATATCTAAAGAAGAATCTAAACATGGACTTGATAAAGGAGAAGTTATAGATTTTGTCAAAGAAGTGTCAGAAAAATATAAAAATATAAAAATAAAAGGTCTAATGACAATGGCACCTTTTGTAGCAGATGAAGATGAAATAAGAGGTGTATTCAAAGGTCTTAAAGATTTATCAACACAAATAAAAGAATTAAACATATCTAATGTAGGTATGGATGTTTTATCAATGGGAATGAGTCACGATTATGAAATTGCTATAGAGGAAGGGGCTACCATTGTTAGAGTTGGAACATCAATCTTTGGAGAAAGAAATTACAATAAAAAATAA
- a CDS encoding YitT family protein — translation MYGESKKLSIDNNIFLQYGLIILGMILSTLGINLYLAPAKLLSGGVAGICVILYKLFGINQGLSSFLMNIPIFIIAKKYFDNKFLLISFVNMLLFSVALGLTQDIAKYFPIDDTMLQSIYGGVLTGIGMGLTFKARATAGGLDIIAAIMKRKYDIPMKNTFLFINFFVVCAGAFLFGAKLVMYTLITMYIISFTMDIAKDCFDRKKSILLISNRYEEISKVIMNKMGRGVTFLEAEGAYTQNKKKMIYCIISANEVGKFKDLIYDMDSEAFISVNNVEEVKGGGFKDKFL, via the coding sequence ATGTATGGTGAAAGCAAAAAACTAAGTATTGATAATAACATATTTTTGCAATATGGTCTTATTATATTGGGAATGATTTTATCAACCTTAGGAATAAATTTATATCTAGCACCAGCCAAGTTGTTAAGTGGAGGAGTAGCTGGAATTTGTGTTATATTATATAAGTTATTTGGTATAAATCAGGGATTATCTAGTTTTTTGATGAATATACCAATATTTATTATAGCTAAGAAGTATTTTGATAATAAATTTTTGTTAATAAGTTTTGTAAATATGTTACTATTTTCTGTTGCACTTGGTTTAACACAAGATATTGCTAAATATTTTCCAATAGATGATACTATGCTACAATCTATTTATGGTGGTGTTTTAACTGGTATAGGTATGGGATTGACCTTTAAAGCAAGAGCTACTGCTGGAGGGCTTGATATAATAGCAGCTATAATGAAAAGAAAGTACGATATACCAATGAAAAATACATTTTTATTTATTAATTTCTTTGTAGTATGTGCAGGTGCATTTTTATTTGGAGCAAAATTGGTAATGTACACTCTAATTACTATGTATATAATTTCTTTTACAATGGATATAGCAAAAGATTGCTTTGATAGAAAAAAATCTATACTTTTAATATCAAATAGATATGAAGAAATATCAAAAGTAATAATGAATAAGATGGGTAGAGGAGTAACTTTTTTAGAAGCAGAAGGAGCATATACGCAGAATAAGAAAAAAATGATTTACTGTATCATATCTGCAAATGAAGTAGGTAAATTTAAGGATTTAATTTATGATATGGATAGTGAAGCTTTTATTTCTGTAAACAATGTAGAAGAAGTAAAAGGTGGAGGTTTTAAGGATAAATTTTTATAA
- a CDS encoding cell division protein SepF has translation MSNGIISKFKNWIVDEDEDYVEDEYEGGMEDIVQEEEINGGFSAAKANKIVNLHTTSQMKVVIVEPKVYDEAATIADHLKQRRAVIVNLEGLTNSEVRKSIFNFMNGAVYVLDGSIQKVSKSIFILAPNNVDIDANMKKELESKAFFPWQNK, from the coding sequence ATGTCAAATGGAATAATATCTAAATTTAAGAACTGGATAGTTGATGAAGATGAAGATTATGTTGAAGATGAATATGAAGGTGGTATGGAAGATATAGTTCAAGAGGAAGAAATAAATGGAGGATTTAGTGCTGCAAAGGCAAATAAAATTGTAAATTTACATACAACTTCTCAAATGAAAGTTGTAATAGTTGAACCTAAAGTTTATGATGAAGCTGCAACTATAGCAGACCATCTAAAACAAAGAAGGGCAGTTATAGTGAATTTGGAAGGATTGACTAATTCTGAAGTTCGTAAATCTATATTTAATTTTATGAATGGAGCGGTTTATGTTTTAGATGGAAGTATACAAAAGGTTTCTAAGTCAATATTTATACTAGCTCCTAATAATGTAGATATAGATGCAAATATGAAAAAAGAATTAGAAAGCAAAGCATTCTTCCCTTGGCAAAATAAATAG
- a CDS encoding PTS sugar transporter subunit IIC, translated as MSEILLGTGLLLLVLCCFTIFSYKAPYGMKAMGALASAACATFLVEAFNLSLLGDVLGMEFFRSVGAANGSLGGVAAAILVPLALGVSPVYAVLIGLSCLDFSILSGFVAGYFVSFLIKFIEKKVPPGVDLVVVILLCAPLSRLIASNVDPLVNSTLLQIGQVLIEATNISPIVMGIILGGLITVVGTSPLSSMALTSIIGLTGLPMAIGALGAFGSAFMNSTLFARLKLGSKKDIISVAIEPLTQSDIISANPIPIYCTNFFGGAFSGIIVALMGLVNMTPGTATPVAGFAIMFAYNPVNQVLITAGLCALFNVAAGFLGSKIFSTFKVLTAGEIRGTDVEKEIA; from the coding sequence ATGTCAGAAATTTTATTAGGAACAGGTTTACTTTTATTGGTTCTATGTTGTTTCACAATTTTTAGTTACAAAGCTCCATATGGTATGAAAGCTATGGGAGCTCTTGCAAGTGCTGCTTGTGCTACTTTCTTAGTCGAGGCATTCAATCTTTCTTTACTTGGCGACGTTTTAGGTATGGAATTTTTTAGAAGTGTTGGAGCCGCTAATGGTAGCCTTGGTGGAGTTGCTGCTGCTATACTTGTGCCATTAGCTCTTGGTGTATCTCCAGTTTATGCTGTTTTAATAGGATTATCATGTTTAGATTTTTCTATATTATCTGGATTCGTTGCTGGATACTTTGTTTCTTTCTTAATTAAGTTTATAGAGAAAAAGGTACCACCTGGAGTGGATTTAGTAGTTGTAATCCTTCTATGTGCACCACTATCTCGTCTTATAGCATCAAATGTAGACCCATTAGTTAATAGTACACTACTACAAATCGGACAAGTTTTAATAGAGGCTACTAATATTAGTCCTATAGTAATGGGAATTATATTAGGAGGCTTAATAACAGTAGTTGGTACATCTCCACTTAGTTCAATGGCGCTTACGTCTATAATTGGTCTTACTGGTCTTCCTATGGCAATAGGAGCATTAGGTGCTTTTGGTTCAGCTTTTATGAACTCAACATTATTTGCAAGATTGAAGTTAGGATCTAAAAAAGATATTATATCTGTTGCTATTGAACCATTGACTCAATCAGACATAATTTCGGCAAATCCAATACCTATATATTGTACTAATTTCTTTGGAGGTGCTTTTTCTGGTATCATTGTAGCTTTGATGGGTCTTGTAAATATGACTCCAGGTACAGCTACACCTGTAGCTGGATTTGCTATAATGTTTGCCTATAATCCAGTTAATCAAGTACTCATAACAGCTGGCTTATGTGCCTTATTTAATGTAGCTGCAGGATTTTTAGGCTCGAAAATATTCAGTACTTTTAAAGTTCTTACTGCTGGTGAAATACGTGGTACTGATGTAGAAAAAGAAATTGCTTAA
- a CDS encoding DivIVA domain-containing protein: MLTPIEIENKEFKKGLRGYRDEEVDEFLDIIKEDYESLCRENTALKEKLGLYQDQVNKYENIEETLKATLITAQSAAEDTCSAANKKAKIIVEEADLKARQIIEQANNRVIEIRKEYDALVKEFKIFRNKFKSLLEDEIRSVDEIFYDVDEKCVNAFEGTSVYNYSNDEAATTLE, from the coding sequence ATGCTAACTCCAATTGAGATAGAAAATAAAGAGTTTAAAAAAGGTTTAAGAGGTTATAGAGATGAAGAAGTTGATGAGTTTTTAGATATTATCAAAGAAGATTATGAATCTCTATGTAGAGAGAATACAGCTCTTAAAGAAAAATTAGGATTATATCAAGATCAAGTAAATAAATATGAAAATATTGAAGAAACACTAAAAGCTACTTTAATAACTGCTCAAAGTGCAGCAGAAGACACTTGTAGTGCAGCAAATAAAAAGGCTAAGATAATCGTTGAAGAAGCAGATTTAAAGGCTAGACAAATTATAGAACAAGCTAATAATCGTGTTATAGAGATAAGAAAAGAGTACGATGCTTTAGTTAAAGAATTTAAGATATTTAGAAATAAATTTAAATCATTGTTAGAAGATGAAATAAGAAGTGTCGATGAGATTTTTTATGATGTAGATGAAAAATGTGTAAATGCATTTGAAGGTACATCAGTGTATAATTATAGTAATGATGAAGCTGCTACAACTTTAGAATAA
- a CDS encoding RNA-binding protein, producing the protein MDKLKLTNHIKDVDLKNKMFKVIDKANSCIKNYDVKSTEFLNPYEVRNAVDILNSTNEIKYSVDGGYEQAERSTVFIYPFYMEYEDIEDTLRFLQIEGNFKFKSISHKDYLGAILNLGIKRDKIGDIIIHDSFCQVVVSSDICDFIIINLEKVSRNSVIVKEISRENIVNSSSKYKEVSFTVSSDRLDCIISSLYNISRQDSAKYINGEKVHVNYEKITSTSKIIKNDDLISIRGKGRAKVTQIGDITKKGRIKVQAKLIV; encoded by the coding sequence ATGGACAAATTGAAATTGACAAATCACATAAAGGATGTAGACTTGAAAAATAAAATGTTTAAAGTAATAGACAAGGCTAATAGTTGTATAAAAAACTATGATGTTAAGTCTACTGAGTTTCTTAATCCATATGAAGTGAGAAATGCTGTAGATATATTAAATTCTACTAATGAAATAAAATACAGTGTGGATGGAGGTTATGAACAAGCTGAAAGAAGCACTGTATTTATTTATCCATTTTACATGGAATATGAGGATATAGAAGATACTCTTAGATTTTTACAAATAGAAGGAAATTTTAAATTTAAAAGTATATCTCATAAAGATTATTTAGGAGCAATTTTGAATCTAGGTATAAAAAGAGACAAAATTGGAGATATAATTATACATGATAGTTTTTGTCAAGTAGTTGTAAGTAGTGATATTTGTGATTTTATAATCATAAATTTAGAGAAAGTTTCAAGAAATAGTGTAATTGTAAAGGAAATTTCCAGAGAAAATATTGTTAATAGTTCTTCAAAATATAAAGAAGTATCATTTACAGTATCTTCAGATAGGTTAGATTGTATCATAAGTAGTCTTTACAATATATCTAGGCAAGATAGTGCAAAATACATAAATGGAGAAAAAGTCCATGTCAATTATGAAAAGATAACTTCAACTTCTAAAATAATTAAAAATGATGATTTAATTTCTATTAGAGGTAAAGGAAGAGCTAAAGTAACACAAATAGGAGATATTACTAAAAAAGGAAGAATAAAAGTTCAAGCAAAATTAATTGTATAA
- a CDS encoding isoleucine--tRNA ligase — protein MAKFKPLVDSSVKQAEAQVFDYWKDIDILEKTLEKGKDDPSFVFYEGPPTANGNPGVHHVLSRTLKDSVCRYKTMSGYQVKRKAGWDTHGLPVEIQVEKELGLTSKQQIEEYGIAEFNQKCRESVFSFEKQWRIMTERMAYEVDLDNPYITLDNNYIESVWWILNKFNKEGYIYEGHKILPYCPRCGTGLASHEVAQGYKEVKTNTVVAKFKKKDADEYFLAWTTTPWTLPSNVSLTVNADVDYLKVKKGDEVYYVSKPLANKVLGEDYEVLEEMKGKDLEGLEYEQLMPFVEVDKKAFFITVGDYVTTEDGTGIVHTAPAFGEDDYNTGKRYDLPVVQPVDETGKFTTTPWEGRFVMEDGLDVEIIKWLASENKLYSKEKVVHNYPHCWRCQTPLVYYAKPSWYIEMTKLKDKLIENNNGVKWFPGFVGEKRFGNWLENLNDWAISRTRYWGTPLPIWRCECGHTDSVGSRAELAEKAIEDVNPETVELHRPYVDDIHLKCEKCGKPMTRVTEVIDCWFDSGAMPFAQHHYPFENKENFDELFPADYISEGIDQTRGWFYSLLAVSTFVLGKAPYKSVLVPDLVLDKDGKKMSKSRGNTVNPMQLFDQYGADALRWYLLYVSPPWTPTKFDMDGLKEIQSKFIGTMKNVYNFFTLYANTDDINPTEFFVEYKDRPELDRWILSKFNNLMKDVEENLEIFELNKTLRMIQDFINDDLSNWYIRRSRRRFWATELTEDKKAVYNTTYELLHGLCRAIAPFAPYMSEEMYRNLTGEVSVHLAEYPKFNESLVDTKLEEKMDLAKNLVTLGRASREVERIKVRQPLQKVLVDGKFEDTISDVVDLIKEELNVKEVVFAKDLDEYMNFSLKPNFKEAGPILGAKMNLFVGALNKLNAHETANKLENGETLTVDLNGEAFEFNKDLVLIGITAKEGFNVSVENNLFVILDTKLTDELVDEGYAREFISKVQQLRKSNNFEVLDNIVIDYCGDDEIAKAVEHFDEYIKSETLALEINRVDDKSLEEQNLNDHMTGIKVTRK, from the coding sequence ATGGCAAAATTTAAGCCATTGGTGGACAGTTCTGTGAAACAAGCAGAAGCACAAGTTTTTGACTATTGGAAAGACATAGATATACTTGAAAAAACTCTAGAAAAAGGTAAAGACGACCCAAGTTTTGTATTTTATGAAGGACCTCCAACAGCTAATGGAAATCCTGGAGTACATCACGTTTTATCTAGAACACTTAAAGATTCTGTTTGTAGATATAAAACAATGTCTGGTTATCAAGTAAAGAGAAAAGCTGGTTGGGATACACACGGATTGCCAGTTGAAATACAAGTAGAAAAAGAATTAGGTCTTACTAGCAAGCAACAAATAGAAGAATATGGAATAGCTGAATTTAACCAAAAATGTAGAGAGTCAGTTTTCTCATTTGAAAAACAATGGAGAATAATGACTGAGAGAATGGCTTATGAAGTTGACTTAGATAATCCATATATAACTTTAGATAATAACTATATAGAATCTGTATGGTGGATATTGAATAAGTTCAATAAAGAAGGATATATATATGAAGGGCATAAAATACTTCCTTATTGCCCAAGATGTGGAACTGGTCTTGCTAGTCATGAGGTTGCACAAGGATATAAAGAAGTAAAGACAAATACAGTTGTAGCTAAATTTAAGAAAAAAGATGCTGATGAATATTTCTTAGCATGGACAACTACTCCATGGACTTTACCATCAAATGTTTCATTAACAGTGAATGCTGATGTTGATTACTTAAAAGTTAAAAAAGGTGATGAGGTATATTATGTATCTAAACCTTTAGCTAATAAAGTACTAGGTGAAGACTATGAAGTTTTAGAAGAAATGAAAGGTAAAGATTTAGAAGGCTTAGAATATGAACAATTAATGCCTTTTGTAGAAGTTGATAAAAAAGCATTTTTCATTACAGTAGGAGATTATGTAACTACTGAAGATGGTACTGGAATAGTTCATACAGCACCAGCATTTGGTGAAGATGACTACAATACAGGTAAAAGATACGATTTACCAGTTGTACAGCCAGTAGATGAAACTGGTAAATTTACAACTACTCCTTGGGAAGGTAGATTTGTAATGGAAGATGGGCTAGATGTTGAAATAATAAAATGGCTAGCTTCTGAAAATAAACTATATAGTAAAGAAAAAGTAGTTCATAATTATCCACATTGTTGGAGATGCCAAACTCCACTTGTGTACTATGCAAAACCAAGCTGGTATATAGAAATGACTAAGCTTAAGGATAAATTAATAGAAAATAATAATGGTGTAAAATGGTTCCCAGGCTTTGTAGGTGAAAAGAGATTTGGAAACTGGTTAGAAAATCTAAATGACTGGGCAATATCAAGAACTAGATATTGGGGAACTCCACTTCCTATATGGAGATGTGAATGCGGTCATACAGATTCAGTTGGTTCAAGAGCAGAATTAGCTGAAAAAGCTATAGAAGATGTAAACCCAGAAACTGTAGAACTTCATAGACCATATGTAGATGATATACACTTGAAGTGTGAAAAATGTGGAAAACCAATGACAAGAGTAACAGAAGTTATAGATTGCTGGTTTGATAGTGGAGCTATGCCATTTGCACAACACCACTATCCATTTGAAAACAAAGAAAACTTTGATGAGCTATTCCCAGCTGATTATATATCAGAAGGTATAGACCAAACTAGAGGTTGGTTCTACTCATTACTTGCAGTATCAACATTTGTATTAGGAAAAGCACCGTATAAGAGTGTCTTAGTTCCAGACCTTGTACTTGATAAAGATGGAAAGAAAATGAGTAAATCAAGAGGAAATACAGTAAATCCTATGCAGTTGTTTGATCAATATGGAGCAGATGCGCTAAGATGGTATTTACTATATGTTTCTCCACCATGGACTCCAACTAAATTTGATATGGATGGATTAAAAGAAATCCAAAGTAAATTTATAGGTACTATGAAAAATGTATATAACTTCTTTACTTTATATGCAAATACAGATGATATAAATCCAACTGAATTCTTTGTAGAATACAAAGATAGACCAGAACTTGACAGATGGATACTATCTAAATTCAATAATTTAATGAAAGATGTAGAAGAAAATTTAGAGATATTTGAATTAAATAAAACTTTAAGAATGATACAAGATTTCATAAATGATGATTTATCTAACTGGTATATAAGACGTTCAAGAAGAAGATTCTGGGCAACTGAATTAACAGAAGATAAAAAAGCTGTATACAATACAACTTATGAATTATTACATGGACTTTGCAGAGCTATAGCACCATTTGCTCCATATATGTCAGAAGAAATGTATAGAAACCTAACTGGAGAAGTATCTGTTCATTTAGCTGAATATCCTAAGTTTAATGAGAGTTTAGTTGATACTAAATTAGAAGAAAAAATGGATTTAGCTAAGAATCTAGTTACTTTAGGTAGAGCTTCAAGAGAAGTTGAGAGAATAAAAGTTCGTCAACCATTACAAAAAGTATTAGTAGATGGTAAATTTGAAGACACAATAAGTGATGTAGTTGATTTAATAAAAGAAGAGCTTAATGTTAAAGAGGTAGTATTTGCTAAAGATTTAGATGAATATATGAACTTTAGCCTAAAACCAAACTTTAAAGAAGCTGGACCAATATTAGGCGCTAAGATGAACTTATTTGTAGGAGCATTAAACAAGTTAAATGCACATGAAACTGCTAATAAACTTGAAAATGGTGAAACTTTAACAGTTGATTTAAATGGAGAAGCATTTGAATTTAATAAAGACTTAGTATTAATAGGTATAACTGCTAAAGAAGGATTTAATGTATCTGTTGAAAATAATCTTTTTGTTATACTAGATACTAAATTAACTGATGAGTTAGTTGATGAAGGATATGCTAGAGAATTTATATCTAAAGTACAACAATTGAGAAAATCTAATAACTTTGAAGTACTAGACAACATAGTAATAGATTACTGTGGTGATGATGAGATTGCTAAAGCTGTTGAGCATTTTGATGAATACATCAAGTCTGAGACTTTAGCTTTAGAAATAAATAGAGTGGATGATAAATCTTTAGAAGAACAAAACTTAAATGACCATATGACAGGTATAAAAGTTACAAGAAAATAA